AAGCAATATGAATACATCAATTTCCTAAAAGAAGAATTAATAAACTTATCCACCAATTCTAGCAAAATACTTAAAGAAAAAATTCTTCCCAGAATTACAAAAAATACATTACAATTCCTTAAAAAAAAGACACAAAGGAAAACTAGACTGTACTAACAATCAAATAGAAAATTACATTGGAAATACAATGCCCAAAGCACACAAAAAGAAATTTAGAACATTAAAAGGAATATTCAACCAGATAATGCACCAAAAAGATGGCTGGATCGAAAAACGAAAACAAGAGCTAACAAATTGACAGTCCCATAATGTCCTGTTTTTGCCATCCATTGCAGCTAATTGACAATCTATAGGATGCATAAGTAATATTAATTTATTTAATTCTTTTAATTTTGTGTCTGACATTCTTAGAAAGAATTTTTGGATTGTTGTGTAATGTGGTAGCTTATTAAGCTTTAAATAATTGGTTATCTTGTTAGAAACTTCTAAAATTTCAATTATTTCTCTATATGTTGTTTTTAAATAAGTTTTTATTGCTAAAATTGTGAATGAATTGTGGTTGATTGTAAATATGGTTGCTGTAATCGCATGAATATTTTGGAAATATCCAATTGACATAGTTAAATGTTAATTCAATAAAAGAAAGTAATTTATTTTGATTTTTACTGGTTTTTAATTGTTTTTTGTCTTGAATTTTTTCATCAATCTTTAATCCAAAATCCAAAAGATTTAAATGTCTTGAATTCAAATAATAATATGAAGAATAGTTTATTTTACTGTACATATTAATAATTATTCTCTATTCTACTATTATAAGTTATCTTAGTTTTTTTCGAAATATAACAAGCACTATTTCAAATGTAAAAAAAATTAAAACAAATATATTCTTTAAAATTAAAATTTAAGCATTAATTGAAAATTTTTTTGTGAAGAACAAGTTCAAGTGTAAAATAAAAAAGAGTAATAAACTCTTTAAACCAAAAATAACGAAAAAATTGGAATATTTAATTAAAATAAACCAATAATATTGATATTTCCCTAATTTTTAATATGGTTTCTACAAGGTTTAAATTTAAAGGTTTTTCCAAATACAAAGAGTATATTATTCCTGCCTGTGATGGTAGTATATTATGATTTACCTAATTTTACATTAACCCTGAAGAATTTCTATTAGTGGTCGAATCATTAGAATATTTTTTTAAGGTTTTTGTAAATAATTTAACATGTTCAAAAATCTAAACATCCTTAAGACTAAAAAAATAATCTAAAAAAAGTAGTATTATTTAGTAGAGTTTATTAAAAAAAATTGTAAAAATCTATCTAAAAGTACGAGGAGTAGTAGATCTTGGAATATTCTCATGAAATTCAACAGCTACATCAAAAATTTCAATTGAAATGTCACCAATTCGTTTAAACGCTTTAATAACTCTAAATAAATATATAAAATAGTTTGAACGTTCTTTTTCATCGAAAGAAGTTTCAGCCATTTGTGTTGCAATTAAATTTATAGCTTGAGATTGAATAACATGAATTGATTCATTAAAATCTTCAATGTCATCTTTTAAATTAGTTTTGCCCTCTAAAAATACAGACATAGATAACCTAATTAATTTTTGAGATTTTTTATACATCTTTTTTAAATATTTTAAGATTGCATCATCAACTTCATAAATATCGTTGATTACAAATTTTGCAATATGACCACAATAATCACCAATACGCTCCAAATCATATGCAACTTCATTATAAAGTATAGATTTTGATAAAACATTATGCTGATTAATACTTACAATTGTTTCAACTGAAGTTCTTACTTTTTCAACCATATTGTTTGTAGTATAATCCATTTCAAGAGCAGAATTAGCTAAATCTTTATCATATTCCAAAATTGCATTAAAAGAAGCTTCAAGTTGAGAATGAACATGATTTTCCATAGTAACAAGCATATCTTGAACTAAAACATTCGCAGAATTGTCTTTCGGAACATTATCATTAGAACTTGAAAACTTTTCATAGTTCTTTAAATCGACCATATAAGCTCGTTTAATAGTTCCGTCTTTAATAAGTGGTTGTATTAACTTAGTAACATATCTACGTGTTATTCCTAATCTTTCAGCAATTTCATCCTGAGTAGCTGGATTTTCATATAAAATTAAATCCAATATATCTTTTAATGTGCTGTCTTTTTTACTCATATTATCTTTTATTTTTTATAATCATCCAATAAGTCATTAGATTCAAATTGAATATTATCTGAAGATTCGTTAATACCTACTTGTGAATCTTCGTTTCTTACTCTTCTTTGATAAACTTTGGGCTCATTATAACGACTAAATTTTGGTCTTGATTGATGTGAATTATAACGTGATTGCCTATATTGAGGACGTTTTGAATTAGCTTTTAAAGTATCTTTATAAATTCTAAACTCTTTTTCAGATTCATTAGCAGAAACCAATATTTTATAAATTACAAACAATATTAATATTAAAGCTATAACTGCTATTGGAAAATCAAAATAGACAAATATTATCCCATAGAGATTTGTAAATGAATTTCCAAAATCAACAAACCCCCTAGCTAAAAATATTAATCCAACAAATGCAACAATAGCTCCATGAGACTTATTAACTATATCCGGTTTTAATATAAATGGATACACACTAATGACTAATAATGACAACCCTAAAAGCCTATACAAATTATTATCTGCAAAATCTTGGATAGAAAGATAAACACTTAAAAATGTGTGAGGTAAAAATCCCCATTGTGCTAGTAATGCAAAGATGAATAATAATTGAATAAATGCAATTACAACCAATGGAAAAATATAAGCTATTTCCCATTCAAAATTAGAACTAAAAGTAGCTTTTTCAACAGGTCGTTCTAATGCTTCAGAAAGAATATTATAAAGGACTGATGATAAAACAGACCCAATAATTGTACCTGCAACACCTAAAAGCGCAGTTGTAACAGCAACAAATGCCGAAATACAACCCACCAAAATAATTTTTTTATGATTCAATATTTTCACCTTAAAAAAAATTTTATTAAAATAAATAAATTGATATACATAAATTTAATTTTAATAAATTTATACTTTAAGGATTATTTAAACCAATGTTAATGCATTAGGAACTTTTTTCAAAATATTATTTTTAACTTGAATCATTGTCGTAGATATAATGGAAGAATCTGCTTGACTAGAACATGACTTATCACTATTAGATGCAATAATAGTTGCATTTAACTCTTCTTGTAAATTATCTACAGTAGCATTTAATACCCATGGATCAACATCAGAAATATAAATTTCATCAACATGTTTGTCAAGTTCATTGGCTATTACCCATGATATAAATCTTCCACCATGCAAGGAAACTGAATTTCCATTAACTGATTCAATAATGTCATTTAATGTGTGTTTTAATTGAAGATTTTTATACATCTTAGAATGAGTTAAAGTAGCCCAATGAGCATCACCCACGTGATAAGATCCTATTTTTCTTGGATATATATAATCAGGACCAGCTATTTTAACAGCGGTAGCTATAGCTAGTAAATCATGTTTTTGAACAGGTAATCCTCTATTAGGGAATTCTTCATTAATAATTTCTATAACTCTTGGAAGACCAAATCTACCTCTCTTAGCAGTACCAGGTTCATAACCACACATATACCCATGATGATTCTTAGGAAACCCAGTGATAATCATGTTTAAACCAGATCTAAGTCCTACTCTGCATTCGTGTTCATAAGCACCGTTAGTAGCAACAACTTTACCAGGAGCTAAAATTCTTGATGCTGCAATTGCTTTTGCATAGGCTTCTGTTGCATTTTCAGCCCTATTAAATGGACCTCCCTCAACTACAAATACATCAGCACCAAGTTCCAATGATTTTTCAAAGCCAGTAATAAGTTCATCATAACCATCACCAACAAACATTATAGCTTCTAGCCCTTTTTTATATTTTTTAGCTAACTCTGCAATATTTTTAGCTTCTTCATAAGGAGCTGCATGACCATCACCAGTTTGTTCTGAAGTTACATTAACTGCAACAGAAGAAGATAATTTAATCCAATCTTCTTTATCTGGAGTCCCTAACATTTCTTTATCAATTAAACGCTCATGAATTCTTTCACGTGGGCATTCAGTAAATGCTGGTCCTTTATTATAACATTCACCTCCACATCCAGAAATATTTTTAGGAAACCTCATTGGCCCATTTATACCAAAATGATCCAAATCTAGTGGAACATCAACAGCATCATATACCATTTTCATTATTTCAATTCCTCGCATTCCAAAATGTTCTGCAATATCAGAAAATGCATATGCACAAATATGAATTGGAGCACCTATCATATCAGACAATCTACAGTTTCCAATTAAATCTTTTAACTCCAAATCGGACGCACAGGTTCCAGCAACAACTTCTGTTAAATCACAGCCTAATGGAAATTTCTTAAATTTCATCCCCAACGCCATAGTTTCTTCTAAAGATAATTCTGAAATTGCATCAACAACTTCAACCACATCTTTATCCATTTTTGATAATTCAAATGCAACAGTATCATCAGTAATAGCTTCTTTTATTAATTCAAACATGCTACCCCTCAAAATATTATAATATATATTATATTATAAGTAAACTTATTTATTAAATAAATTTCGTCTTAATTTTATAAAAATAAAAAGTATTACTAAAATCCTTTAAAAATTAAAAAAATAATACTACCATCCTACATACCCCAAATAAACGATTAAAAAAAAGGAAAATTTAATATAAAAATTTATATACTTTTAATACTTAATTAATAATTGTTACTACATGATAGTTTAGCAATTGAATATATTTAATAAAAACCATCAAAAGTTTTAGTTATATATATTTTAGAGTGTAGTAAATACTTTAAAAAATTAAAATACGTATTTAAAGGAGACAAAAAAATGAAAGTAGCAATTTTAGGTGCAGGATGTTATAGAACACATGCTGCAAGCGGTATTACAAATTTCGGGAGAGCTTGTGAAGTTGCAAAAGAAACTGGTAAGTCCAACATCGCAATGACTCACTCAACTATTGAAATGGGTGCAGAATTATTAAATCTTGCTGGAGTAGATGAAATAGTAGTATCTGACCCAGTATTTGATGAAGACTTCACCATATTAGAAGTTGATGGATGTGACTACGATACTGTAATCGATGCACATTTAAATGGAAATGCAGAAGATGTAATGGTACCTATCAGAGAAGCTGTAAATAAAAAAGCTGAAGAACTTGCGAAACCACCTAAAGGAGCTATTCACTTTACTCACCCAGAAGATTTAGGAATGAAAGTAACTACTGACGATTCAGAAGCAGTAGCTGATGCTGACTGGGTAATGACTTGGTTACCAGAAGGAGGTATGCAACCTGATATCATCAAAAACTTTGCTAGCGATATCAAAGATGGTGCTATCGTAACTCACGCATGTACTATTCCTACTACCGAATTCAACAAAATCTTCGAAGACCTTGGAGTTAATGTAAATGTAGCTTCATACCACCCAGGTGCTGTACCAGAAATGAAAGGTCAAGCATACATTGGTGAAGGATATGCTGATGAAGCAGCTATCAAAACATTATTAGAATTAGGTGAAAAAGCTAGAGGTTCTGCATTTACCTTACCTGCAAACTTATTAGGACCTGTATGTGACATGTGTTCTGCAGTGACTGCTATTACCTACGCAGGTATTTTAGCATACAGAGACACTGTAACTCAAATATTAGGTGCTCCTGCAGGATTTGCTCAAATGATGGCTAACGAAGCTTTAACCCAAGTAACTGGATTAATGCAAGATGTTGGAATCGATAAAATGGACTCTGAATTAGATCCTAAAGCATTATTAGGAACTGCTGACTCCATGAACTTCGGATCTTTAGCTGAAATTGTACCTACTGTATTAGAATACTTAGGTAAAGAATAATTTTAAAAGCAAATAAGTTCAATGTTGGTTTTATAATCAACATTTTTTTAACTTATTTTTTAATAATTAAGAGAGTAGCTATTAAAAAATAAGTTAACTATTTTTACTTAATAATCAATATCTAAATTTGGTGTTAAATTGATTGATGAAATTTTAGATAAATCAAAAAAAAGAGAAGAATTAACAGATGATGAATTATTAGAACTATTAAATATCCAAAATGATGAAGATAGAGAAAAATTATTCAAAACTGCTGTTGAAATTAGAAATTCCATCTCTAAAGAAATCAAATTAACATCCACAATTCATATTACTAATAAATGCCAAATTCAACCAAGGTGTAACTTTTGTGGATTTGCTGAAAAAACTTCATCAAAAGGATATTATAGTGCATTTTATAAATCTGATGAAGAAATATTTAAAGCTGCAAAATCGATCCAAGAAGCACATATTCCTCGTGTAAGTTGCTCTGGAGGATATGGTTATAAAGGTAGACAAGCAATAAAAGCCGCTGAAATTGTTAAAGGAAATACAGATTTAGAACTCTTAATTAATGTAGGTGGGGATTTAACAGGGAAATCTATTAATAGATTAGCTGAATTAAATACTGATACTGTTTGTTGTAACCTAGAAACAATTAACGAAGATGTATTTAACAATGCCAAACCTGGAGAAAAATTATTTGATAGGATACTTGTATGTCAAATGATTAGTAATGCTGGAATTGAATTATCATCTGGTCTGCTTTTAGGACTCGGTGAAAGCATGGAAGATAGATTAAAACATTTACATTATTTAAATAATTTCAAAACACTTGGTGAAATTCCAATAATGGGTTTTAATCCTTATGATGAAACACCAATGGCAAATCATCCTCCATTTCCATTAAAAGAACAATTAAAAATAATTGCAGTTACACGTATTATGTATCCAGAAATAAGAATTACAGTGCCAACTCCAACAATTGGACCTAAAAATGTAGAATATTCATTAAATGCTGGAGCTAATAATCTAGCTACTGTTATTGCAGATAATTATCCATTTGAAGTAAAAGGTGTTGGATCACCATCTTATGGAAATTATAATGATGTTGTAGGTGTAATTAAAAAATTAGGATTAAAACCACAAACAATTTAATTTTCATTTTTTAAAATAAAATATAGTGTTTAGAATGGCATTTGAAAAAATGATAAAAAAAGCATTTGATGAATCTTTAAATGATTGTAGGTTTGGAGACACACTTGATGAAATTAAAGAAATCCAAAACTATATTCAAAATGCTGAAAAAATTTACATACCAAATAAAAATGGAATAAAAGTAGAAGTTTTAAACAACATTTTAAAAGAGTACGGACTTCCACCAGCAGATATTTTAAATCTTAATACTAATACTGCAGATACTAGTAGAATACCTGCATTAGCTAAAGCATACATTGCACTCGACCAATGTGATGGAGATTTAATAATTGCAAGGGGCAGATTAGGAATTCCCGGTTCGGGATCGCTATTAATTTTTATTGATAATAAAGGAAGAATATTAACTGCTGGAACATCACCATCTCATCTTATCCATAATAAATCCATTGAAACTGCCGTTGAAAATGAGGCTCGCGAAGCTCTAGAAAAGATTGGTTTTAAAAAAGTAGGTTAAAATATGGATATTGATACTGGCATTACATCTGAAGTTTTAACGATAAAATCAAAAACAAAACTAATTGACATATTCAACGAAATAATAAACAAAAAGTCCAATGCTTGTTTAAATTATATTGATAGTTTAAATATTGATAAAAATTCAAAAATTATAGTTATTGGAGCTTATTTTACTGGAGTGGGTATTGTTAAAAAATTAAGTGATAAATATACAAACATTTTATTAATAGATATTTATCCACATCTAAAAAATTTACTTAACACTCCAATCGGTGGGAAAATTAAAAATCCTATTAAATTTTCATCAAATCTTGATTTAATTTATGAAGGCGATATTATAATTGATACAACAGGTTTTGGTGGAATTACCCCTGAACAATCATTGAAAATTAATGTTGATGCATTCTTAATAGAAGATCCAATAGCTGAAGATAATGATAAAAAATTAAAAAATAAAAACAATATTCATGAAAGATTAAATAATGTTAAATCTCCTAATAAAGCTATTTTAAAAACAAAAGGAATTAATACTAAAACATCAGGAACAATGACCCTAACTATTGGTGTTTTAACAAATGTATTAAATGAAAGTTTTAAGCAAGAAGGTGTATTATATAGTGCATGTGAAATGGGATTTTATGAAGAAATAATCTTTAAGGAAAAAAATATTGATAAATTTTTAAAATTATCAAATAAACAAGCAGTTAAAATATCCAGTATTGAAACAATTGAATGTGATGAGCTTATAAAAAAGCAATTAGATAATATAAAATCAGAAACGATTTAAATGAAACTTAAAGATACTATTCAATTTTTAGATGAAAAAATACCTAAAAATTTAGCTATAAAGAGTGATAAAATAGGTTTTCAAGGAAATTATGATTTAAACCAAGATATAAATTCTATTAAAATATTTATGGATTTATATCCGAAATATGATAATTATCCCAAAAAAACATTAATCATTACACACCACCCCCCATTATTTAAACCAAAAACTCCAACTTACACTATTCATTCTAATTGGGATATTATTGACGGAGGATCTAATGAAGCATTAGCTAATAATTTAAATTTAGAAGTTACAGATATTTTTGATAAAGCAACAGGTATTGGTAGAATTTGCAAATGTAACTACAAATTTAAATTATTAAAAGAAAATATTTTAAGTAAATACACAAATCCTCGAATTGTAAATAAGCTAGATGATAATAAAATAATAAAAAATGTTGGAATTATTTCAGGATTTGGACTTAAAAATCCCAAATATGTCAATCTAGCGAATAAAAATAATTTAGACATCTTAATTTCTGGTGATTTGACTCAAGAAACAGCAATACTTGCTAAAAATTTAAACATCACTCTAATTGATTTAGGACATCATGAAAGTGAAGTTAATGGATTATACGGATTGAAAAAAATAGTAGATGAACTTAAAATTGAATGTGAAATAATTAATATACTTCCAATTGAAAAATTATAATTATTGGTGAAATTATGGCAATTGATGAAATTCAAAAAATCGAAGATACACAAATCCCTAAAGGAAGAATTGATTTAGTTGGTATTGGAAGATTAGGTTTAAGAATTGGTATTAATTTAATACAAGTACATAGAGGTGGACCTAAAGTAATTGGAGCATTTGATGGTCAAAAAATTTCAGCTTCAGATATTATATTTAATATGTACGGTGCTAAAATTGGAGAATACAAAACAGATTTCTTAAAACGATTATGTCGCCATGATGAAGACTTTAGAAAAATAAAAAGTTACAATGAATACGCAAATAACGACAATATTGATTTAATCAACGGAGATGTTGTTATTATTGTAATTGCTGGAGGAAACACAATTCCAACTGCAGCTAAAATAATTAAAAATGCACAAAAAAGAGGAGCTAAAACTATTAGTACAGCAGGAATATTTGGTTTTGGAGAGGAAAATATTGAAATTAAAGATATTTCTGAATTTAAAGATAATCCTGCAGTTGATGAACTTAAAAAGGAAGGAATTGTTGAAAATCATTTAATTATAACAACGAATAAATTAATTAGAGATATGGAACCTGTAACTCCTTATGTATTAGATGAAGTTGCAAATAAAATAACAAAACATGCTCTACAACTGTTACATGATAAATATGATTAAAATAGCTACTGCTGAGTGTTTTACTCATGGAAAAATTGGAAGAGAACTCCATGCTTTAGCTCAGAATTATAATGGAAAAATTGGAAGAAAATATATTAAAAATTCACAATGCACAGATTTTGATTATTCACAACTTAGCGTAACATGTAGCTTATTTATTCCTACAATAGAAGCTGTAAAGAAGATTTTAAATGTTAAAAACCCTCCAGAACCTAATACTTTAATTAAAGGAATTAAAGTTTATGATGAAAAAGGAGATCTCAAAGTTAGTAAAATCATGGCAGAAGCTGTAAAAAAACTAACCGATTGTGACATAGCTATTGGAACTACAGCAGGAGTAGGTCGTGGAGGAATAACTATAATCTCTGATGAATATGAAATAATAACCACCACCAATGTATATGCTGATTTATGTGAAAATAATAGTAATAGTTTATACTCTAGGCAAGAAGCTGGAATTAAAAAAACTTTAGAAATAATATTACTATTTTTAGATAATGATTTTGAAAAAATAAAATCACTAGAAAACACTAAAGTAATTAAAAAATAGAAGCCTTAGGGGGGATTCGAACCCCCGACTTCCACCTTACCAAGGTGGCGCTCTACCAGCTGAGCCACTAAGGCATGATCGAAAAATTCTAATAAAATATACAAAATAGTGCAAGGGAAGGGATTCGAACCCTCGAAGGCCTATACCAGAGGATCTTAAGTCCTCCCCCTTTGGCCGCTCGGGCACCCTTGCATACACTATCAATATTGAACTACATAATATATAAAGATTGTGGTTTAATTTGAATTAAAACACTTTAATAAAACTATAAAACAACATATTACATTGAAAAACTATATAAATATTAAGAAAATTATAAATAACTATATAATCAAATTATATTTTTAAAAATTTAATTAATAATGGTGTATGTGTTGCAAATCGATATGGAAGAGTGTGGGATCTGTGAAGACTGCATTGATGTGTGTATAGAAGAAGCTATTAAAAAAAAGGGGTATAAAATTGTTATAGACAATGCCCAATGTGATTCATGTGGTGAATGTGTTGATGTATGTCCTGTTGGTGCAATCTATGAAGATTAAATAAACAGTAGGTTAAATCATGAAAAAATTTACAATTATTGATTATATAATAATAATTATAGTAATTGGGGCTATTTTATTTGCGTTCATACATATTACAAGCGATGATACTTCAAATATCCAAAAAACAGCTTATGATATATCAACAATGAATAAAATTTCAG
This DNA window, taken from Methanobrevibacter oralis, encodes the following:
- the hmdC gene encoding 5,10-methenyltetrahydromethanopterin hydrogenase cofactor biosynthesis protein HmdC, which gives rise to MFELIKEAITDDTVAFELSKMDKDVVEVVDAISELSLEETMALGMKFKKFPLGCDLTEVVAGTCASDLELKDLIGNCRLSDMIGAPIHICAYAFSDIAEHFGMRGIEIMKMVYDAVDVPLDLDHFGINGPMRFPKNISGCGGECYNKGPAFTECPRERIHERLIDKEMLGTPDKEDWIKLSSSVAVNVTSEQTGDGHAAPYEEAKNIAELAKKYKKGLEAIMFVGDGYDELITGFEKSLELGADVFVVEGGPFNRAENATEAYAKAIAASRILAPGKVVATNGAYEHECRVGLRSGLNMIITGFPKNHHGYMCGYEPGTAKRGRFGLPRVIEIINEEFPNRGLPVQKHDLLAIATAVKIAGPDYIYPRKIGSYHVGDAHWATLTHSKMYKNLQLKHTLNDIIESVNGNSVSLHGGRFISWVIANELDKHVDEIYISDVDPWVLNATVDNLQEELNATIIASNSDKSCSSQADSSIISTTMIQVKNNILKKVPNALTLV
- a CDS encoding PhoU domain-containing protein — translated: MSKKDSTLKDILDLILYENPATQDEIAERLGITRRYVTKLIQPLIKDGTIKRAYMVDLKNYEKFSSSNDNVPKDNSANVLVQDMLVTMENHVHSQLEASFNAILEYDKDLANSALEMDYTTNNMVEKVRTSVETIVSINQHNVLSKSILYNEVAYDLERIGDYCGHIAKFVINDIYEVDDAILKYLKKMYKKSQKLIRLSMSVFLEGKTNLKDDIEDFNESIHVIQSQAINLIATQMAETSFDEKERSNYFIYLFRVIKAFKRIGDISIEIFDVAVEFHENIPRSTTPRTFR
- a CDS encoding DUF3236 domain-containing protein; this translates as MAFEKMIKKAFDESLNDCRFGDTLDEIKEIQNYIQNAEKIYIPNKNGIKVEVLNNILKEYGLPPADILNLNTNTADTSRIPALAKAYIALDQCDGDLIIARGRLGIPGSGSLLIFIDNKGRILTAGTSPSHLIHNKSIETAVENEAREALEKIGFKKVG
- a CDS encoding thiamine biosynthesis protein ThiF, with the translated sequence MAIDEIQKIEDTQIPKGRIDLVGIGRLGLRIGINLIQVHRGGPKVIGAFDGQKISASDIIFNMYGAKIGEYKTDFLKRLCRHDEDFRKIKSYNEYANNDNIDLINGDVVIIVIAGGNTIPTAAKIIKNAQKRGAKTISTAGIFGFGEENIEIKDISEFKDNPAVDELKKEGIVENHLIITTNKLIRDMEPVTPYVLDEVANKITKHALQLLHDKYD
- the hmd gene encoding 5,10-methenyltetrahydromethanopterin hydrogenase, with product MKVAILGAGCYRTHAASGITNFGRACEVAKETGKSNIAMTHSTIEMGAELLNLAGVDEIVVSDPVFDEDFTILEVDGCDYDTVIDAHLNGNAEDVMVPIREAVNKKAEELAKPPKGAIHFTHPEDLGMKVTTDDSEAVADADWVMTWLPEGGMQPDIIKNFASDIKDGAIVTHACTIPTTEFNKIFEDLGVNVNVASYHPGAVPEMKGQAYIGEGYADEAAIKTLLELGEKARGSAFTLPANLLGPVCDMCSAVTAITYAGILAYRDTVTQILGAPAGFAQMMANEALTQVTGLMQDVGIDKMDSELDPKALLGTADSMNFGSLAEIVPTVLEYLGKE
- a CDS encoding 4Fe-4S dicluster domain-containing protein translates to MQIDMEECGICEDCIDVCIEEAIKKKGYKIVIDNAQCDSCGECVDVCPVGAIYED
- a CDS encoding Nif3-like dinuclear metal center hexameric protein produces the protein MKLKDTIQFLDEKIPKNLAIKSDKIGFQGNYDLNQDINSIKIFMDLYPKYDNYPKKTLIITHHPPLFKPKTPTYTIHSNWDIIDGGSNEALANNLNLEVTDIFDKATGIGRICKCNYKFKLLKENILSKYTNPRIVNKLDDNKIIKNVGIISGFGLKNPKYVNLANKNNLDILISGDLTQETAILAKNLNITLIDLGHHESEVNGLYGLKKIVDELKIECEIINILPIEKL
- a CDS encoding UPF0254 family protein, which produces MIKIATAECFTHGKIGRELHALAQNYNGKIGRKYIKNSQCTDFDYSQLSVTCSLFIPTIEAVKKILNVKNPPEPNTLIKGIKVYDEKGDLKVSKIMAEAVKKLTDCDIAIGTTAGVGRGGITIISDEYEIITTTNVYADLCENNSNSLYSRQEAGIKKTLEIILLFLDNDFEKIKSLENTKVIKK
- a CDS encoding SAM-dependent methyltransferase HcgC family protein, translated to MDIDTGITSEVLTIKSKTKLIDIFNEIINKKSNACLNYIDSLNIDKNSKIIVIGAYFTGVGIVKKLSDKYTNILLIDIYPHLKNLLNTPIGGKIKNPIKFSSNLDLIYEGDIIIDTTGFGGITPEQSLKINVDAFLIEDPIAEDNDKKLKNKNNIHERLNNVKSPNKAILKTKGINTKTSGTMTLTIGVLTNVLNESFKQEGVLYSACEMGFYEEIIFKEKNIDKFLKLSNKQAVKISSIETIECDELIKKQLDNIKSETI
- the hmdB gene encoding 5,10-methenyltetrahydromethanopterin hydrogenase cofactor biosynthesis protein HmdB is translated as MIDEILDKSKKREELTDDELLELLNIQNDEDREKLFKTAVEIRNSISKEIKLTSTIHITNKCQIQPRCNFCGFAEKTSSKGYYSAFYKSDEEIFKAAKSIQEAHIPRVSCSGGYGYKGRQAIKAAEIVKGNTDLELLINVGGDLTGKSINRLAELNTDTVCCNLETINEDVFNNAKPGEKLFDRILVCQMISNAGIELSSGLLLGLGESMEDRLKHLHYLNNFKTLGEIPIMGFNPYDETPMANHPPFPLKEQLKIIAVTRIMYPEIRITVPTPTIGPKNVEYSLNAGANNLATVIADNYPFEVKGVGSPSYGNYNDVVGVIKKLGLKPQTI